The following are encoded together in the Pleurocapsa sp. FMAR1 genome:
- the lgt gene encoding prolipoprotein diacylglyceryl transferase — MLFAFQFQSPGPIIFEVGPIVIRWYGLLIASAVLIGVSLSQYLAKRRGVNPDALADLAIWLVIGAIPCARIYYVLFEWQEYAQRPEDIIAIWKGGIAIHGAIIGGTIATILFARLNRISFWQLADLIAPSLILGQAIGRWGNFFNSEAFGKPTNLPWKLYIAPPYRPVEFFDSAYFHPTFLYESLWDIGVFILLLSLFFWGLKNYNRLKTGTLAAVYLISYSLGRVWIEWLRTDSLMLGPFKIAQLVSLSAIALGLLILAWLYWFKRPLPDVVSPRRQHKKAINDR, encoded by the coding sequence ATGTTATTTGCTTTTCAGTTTCAATCTCCTGGTCCGATTATTTTTGAAGTTGGACCAATTGTGATTCGTTGGTATGGCTTATTAATTGCTTCAGCGGTTTTAATTGGCGTTAGTTTGTCACAATATTTAGCCAAACGTCGTGGGGTAAATCCAGATGCCCTAGCCGATTTGGCTATCTGGCTGGTTATTGGAGCTATCCCCTGCGCCAGAATTTATTATGTTTTATTTGAATGGCAAGAATATGCTCAACGCCCTGAAGATATTATCGCCATTTGGAAAGGCGGTATTGCGATTCATGGAGCTATAATCGGTGGTACAATAGCTACAATTCTTTTTGCTCGATTAAATCGTATTTCTTTTTGGCAACTAGCAGACTTGATTGCACCATCTTTGATCTTAGGTCAGGCGATCGGACGGTGGGGTAATTTTTTCAATTCCGAAGCCTTTGGTAAACCTACAAATTTACCTTGGAAGCTTTATATTGCACCTCCCTATCGTCCTGTGGAGTTTTTTGATTCTGCATACTTTCATCCCACTTTTTTGTACGAATCTCTGTGGGATATTGGCGTTTTTATTCTTCTGCTGTCATTATTTTTCTGGGGACTTAAAAACTATAATCGTCTCAAAACTGGTACTTTAGCAGCAGTATATTTGATTAGCTATAGCCTAGGACGAGTTTGGATCGAATGGTTGCGTACTGACAGCTTAATGCTGGGTCCGTTCAAAATTGCTCAGTTAGTTAGCCTAAGCGCGATCGCTTTAGGATTATTGATTCTTGCCTGGCTCTATTGGTTTAAACGTCCTTTACCTGATGTGGTATCTCCTAGAAGGCAGCACAAAAAAGCGATTAATGATCGCTAA
- a CDS encoding glycosyltransferase, translated as MKIAVICSSFFPVIDGVTIAVFNRLKQLSILGHQVIVFCPDYQPIKHIYPDYQEYIGEIFPNVKVINLASTKSLALDFERDVTIKSYQRVIKELKEFQPDIIHVDEAERLGFCFLKLPGVKYARQNNVPCIAWFHTNYSDYFDDYFKLPLGINRLIKKVLALIFTKIYNAYDLTLVSSSVTTQKLTKLGIKNIYCADLLGYDSKYFANSKSFKFFSEQYNIQNLENKIKLIFLGRLTADKGWNFTLKSLADLSPDILNKIAIIVAGDGALKDEIKASLKQLTPNVYLLGRSAPETVPMLLTNSDIFITNSEKETRGLTVIEAAAAGIPAIAPRAGGVIDTIKDGETGFLYQPQNQADFLDKLNLLIFNINLRQSMGIKAKELSQQWTWEQTINNLVEIWSEEINKLSGIN; from the coding sequence ATGAAAATAGCAGTTATATGTTCTAGCTTTTTTCCTGTAATAGATGGTGTAACTATTGCAGTATTCAATAGATTAAAGCAGCTTAGTATTTTAGGACATCAGGTAATAGTATTTTGTCCAGACTATCAACCTATTAAGCATATTTATCCCGACTATCAAGAATATATTGGTGAGATATTTCCTAATGTCAAAGTAATTAATCTTGCTAGTACAAAATCTCTCGCTTTAGACTTTGAAAGAGATGTCACAATAAAGTCCTATCAAAGAGTAATTAAGGAATTAAAAGAGTTTCAGCCAGATATTATTCATGTTGATGAAGCAGAAAGATTAGGTTTTTGCTTTCTAAAACTACCTGGGGTGAAATATGCAAGGCAAAATAATGTTCCCTGTATAGCCTGGTTTCATACTAACTATAGTGATTATTTTGATGATTATTTTAAATTACCACTAGGTATTAACAGGTTAATTAAAAAGGTATTAGCCTTGATTTTTACCAAAATATATAATGCTTATGATTTAACTTTAGTGTCTAGTTCTGTAACTACGCAAAAGCTTACTAAGCTGGGTATTAAAAATATTTATTGTGCTGATTTACTTGGGTACGATTCAAAATATTTCGCTAATAGTAAGAGCTTTAAATTTTTTAGCGAACAATACAACATACAGAATCTAGAAAATAAAATAAAGCTAATATTTTTGGGACGTTTAACTGCCGACAAAGGCTGGAATTTTACTTTAAAATCTCTGGCTGATTTATCGCCTGATATCTTAAACAAGATTGCTATTATTGTTGCTGGGGATGGCGCACTTAAAGATGAAATAAAAGCATCTTTAAAACAACTAACACCTAATGTCTATTTATTAGGTAGAAGCGCACCCGAAACTGTACCCATGCTGCTAACTAATAGCGATATATTTATCACTAATTCCGAAAAAGAAACTAGAGGTTTAACTGTTATTGAGGCTGCTGCTGCGGGAATACCTGCGATCGCACCACGAGCAGGAGGAGTTATAGATACTATTAAAGATGGGGAAACTGGCTTTCTATATCAACCTCAGAATCAAGCGGATTTCTTGGATAAACTAAATTTGTTAATCTTTAATATTAATTTACGTCAATCAATGGGGATAAAAGCAAAAGAACTTTCTCAACAATGGACTTGGGAACAAACTATTAATAATTTAGTTGAAATTTGGTCAGAAGAAATTAATAAATTAAGTGGAATCAACTAG
- a CDS encoding acyloxyacyl hydrolase, whose translation MSSLILKHKTAVLENKNNTYHGIVLLLSAFLLISRSAGCASAQSLQAHSTSIKQLQADSPATFGTKGQKHWYIQGAAATTLDNEESDPRRFALVGAGISKFLFNGHSINLELNTIYFNQPDNNALGLNLALLMRWHFIRQPNWSLYVDGGAGVLGTTSDVPSKGASFNFTPQAGGGVSFKLKHERRLMLGLRWHHISHADLFGANPGRDSIMGYVGLEFPR comes from the coding sequence ATGTCATCATTAATTTTGAAGCATAAAACCGCAGTTCTAGAAAATAAAAACAACACCTATCATGGCATAGTGCTTCTATTATCGGCGTTTTTGTTAATTTCGCGATCCGCAGGCTGCGCGTCAGCGCAATCGCTCCAGGCACATTCAACTTCAATTAAACAGCTTCAAGCCGATTCTCCTGCTACTTTTGGCACTAAAGGACAAAAACACTGGTATATTCAGGGTGCAGCAGCAACTACCTTGGATAATGAAGAATCCGATCCTCGTCGCTTTGCCTTGGTGGGTGCAGGAATATCTAAATTTTTATTTAATGGTCACAGCATCAATCTAGAATTAAACACTATCTATTTTAATCAACCAGATAACAATGCTCTCGGACTTAATCTAGCCCTTTTGATGCGATGGCATTTTATTCGTCAACCCAATTGGTCGCTTTATGTTGATGGGGGTGCGGGAGTTTTGGGTACAACTAGCGATGTTCCCAGTAAAGGAGCGAGCTTTAACTTTACCCCCCAAGCTGGAGGCGGAGTAAGTTTTAAACTCAAGCATGAAAGAAGGCTGATGTTAGGGTTGCGTTGGCATCATATTTCCCATGCAGACTTATTTGGAGCCAATCCTGGCAGAGATAGTATTATGGGCTATGTTGGCTTAGAGTTTCCTCGATAA
- the cobM gene encoding precorrin-4 C(11)-methyltransferase — MTLTKSLLKPAVYIIGAGPGDPELLTLKAYRILAQADVILYADSLVPKQILQDVRADAELIPTGNKILEQIIPLAIERVRQGKAVVRLHSGDLTLYSAIGEQMQAFTEAEIPFELIPGISAFQAAAAKLSTELTIPELVQTIILTRISGEASSVPEAEELSSLAAHKASLCLYLAARHIEKAQAKLLKHYPQDTPVAVCYRVGWQDEQIWVVPLTEMAAVTRKNNLIRTTLYLISPALQPVVTTRSRLYHPEHSHLFRPAGKFCL, encoded by the coding sequence ATGACATTAACTAAATCTCTCCTCAAGCCTGCGGTTTATATTATTGGTGCAGGGCCTGGAGATCCAGAATTATTAACTTTAAAAGCTTATAGAATTCTGGCTCAAGCAGACGTAATTCTCTATGCTGATTCCCTTGTGCCTAAGCAAATATTGCAGGATGTTCGTGCTGATGCAGAATTAATACCTACAGGAAATAAAATCCTAGAACAAATAATCCCCCTAGCCATTGAACGAGTTAGGCAAGGTAAAGCAGTTGTTCGTCTACATTCTGGAGATCTTACCTTATATAGTGCGATCGGCGAACAAATGCAGGCTTTCACCGAAGCAGAGATTCCTTTTGAACTTATTCCTGGCATTAGTGCTTTTCAGGCTGCGGCTGCCAAACTTAGTACTGAATTAACTATTCCTGAACTAGTTCAAACAATTATCTTGACCAGAATTAGCGGCGAGGCTTCGTCTGTGCCTGAAGCAGAGGAACTAAGTTCTTTAGCTGCACATAAGGCTAGTTTATGTCTTTATCTAGCTGCCCGTCATATAGAAAAGGCGCAAGCCAAGCTATTGAAACATTATCCTCAAGATACTCCTGTGGCAGTTTGTTACCGAGTTGGTTGGCAAGATGAACAGATTTGGGTGGTTCCTTTAACAGAGATGGCTGCGGTTACTCGTAAAAACAATCTTATTAGGACTACTCTGTATTTAATAAGTCCTGCTTTGCAACCAGTCGTAACTACTCGTTCTCGCCTATATCATCCTGAACATTCTCATCTATTTCGTCCAGCAGGTAAATTTTGTTTGTAG
- a CDS encoding pentapeptide repeat-containing protein has translation MANTEHLALIKEDVSVWNNWYKKNKKVVPDLSNANLSNINLSGINLHKADLRSANLGNTDLSKAQLENANLEGANLLKANLQDANLKGASLDFVIFSQARINSKTIIADKNRCVYNIVNNTAENKNFTGADLSNSNLFRADLNNADLSNAKLVNANLNSANLSNAYLYRADLTKANLQNADLKNAYLSQANLTNANLAKASCDGTYLKDAELKFANLKTTKLSQKTMVDSKWYSVWEIVNRGAVGRNLSGMDLSQANLQGANFEKANLSNANLSEAILNNSNLTDANLTNTNLTGADIHGVDLDKVNLQKTKLKSAVGSHDNHLPVTKSFDQSNVMVKEKPIAETKTLNQPIAKSNTTEQVSTTNSQKQSKNKSIISILSLAVIATFGIGSYFFLQQNHSFSGQTWQQKLEQLIPAK, from the coding sequence ATGGCAAACACGGAACATTTGGCATTAATCAAAGAAGATGTATCAGTATGGAATAACTGGTATAAGAAAAATAAAAAGGTAGTTCCAGACTTATCTAATGCCAATCTTAGTAATATTAACTTGAGCGGTATTAACCTGCACAAGGCAGATTTAAGATCTGCCAATCTTGGTAATACAGATCTGAGTAAGGCTCAACTAGAAAATGCCAACTTGGAAGGAGCAAATCTTTTAAAAGCAAATTTACAAGATGCTAATTTAAAAGGAGCAAGTCTTGACTTTGTAATTTTTTCTCAAGCCAGAATAAATTCTAAAACTATAATTGCCGATAAAAACCGTTGTGTTTACAATATCGTCAACAATACAGCAGAGAATAAAAACTTTACAGGTGCTGATTTAAGCAATTCTAATTTATTTCGTGCTGATTTAAATAACGCCGATCTTAGCAATGCTAAATTAGTTAACGCTAATTTGAATAGTGCCAATCTTAGTAATGCTTATCTTTATCGAGCAGATTTGACTAAAGCCAATTTGCAAAATGCCGATTTAAAAAATGCTTATTTAAGTCAAGCTAACTTAACTAATGCTAATCTAGCTAAAGCATCATGTGATGGTACATATTTAAAAGATGCAGAACTAAAGTTTGCTAATTTAAAGACAACCAAACTTAGTCAAAAAACTATGGTTGATTCCAAATGGTATTCAGTTTGGGAAATAGTTAATCGGGGTGCAGTTGGCAGGAATTTGAGCGGTATGGATCTTAGTCAGGCAAATCTGCAAGGAGCTAACTTCGAGAAAGCTAATTTAAGCAATGCCAACTTAAGTGAGGCGATTTTAAATAACAGCAACTTAACTGATGCTAATTTGACTAATACTAATCTTACAGGGGCAGATATTCATGGTGTTGACCTAGATAAAGTTAATCTGCAAAAAACAAAATTAAAGTCAGCAGTTGGTAGTCACGATAATCATTTACCTGTTACTAAAAGTTTCGACCAGTCTAATGTAATGGTTAAGGAAAAACCTATAGCTGAAACTAAAACTCTAAATCAGCCTATAGCAAAATCTAATACGACTGAGCAGGTTTCTACTACAAACAGTCAGAAACAAAGTAAAAATAAAAGCATCATCAGCATCTTGTCATTAGCAGTTATTGCCACTTTTGGAATTGGCAGCTACTTCTTTTTACAGCAAAACCATAGTTTTTCTGGGCAAACTTGGCAACAAAAGCTAGAACAATTAATTCCTGCAAAATGA
- a CDS encoding glycosyltransferase family 39 protein yields the protein MSFEKYQKIFYLSSVILLVITLLLGVFFRFANLESKVFWVDEVSTAVRASGYTIPEVTNDLIQQGIVDRKTLFSYQRPSPDKTFRDSFNALTKSPEHAPLYFLLIRVWMQLWGDSISIIRSFSACISLLVFPSLYWLCQELFDRRLVSWLAIMLMSVSPFHVAYAQEARPYSLWTVAILLMSASFLRAIKLNNKQSWILYSFSLIIGFYTSLFSLYVAFFQGIYFLLILSKKRLQVSKNYVLFSLISLVAFIPWILVIINNIDLLHKNTSWMRGNFNIPDIIAVFIGTDLLIFGDLPISQNSNPIHTAIALITITISTLVVIKVSSSWKKKPAKFALWLAIISSIFLLSSYMYLDWITIIGALVALCILSLSVYSVYYLIVNTKRDRWLFIITLMLSLPVSLLLTDIINQGQSSTAPRYLIPLQLGILIAVAYTLTSKITAIQRQNFWRFVVVAFLTLGIFSCARNLNLSPFYQKGRNINNPAIAQIINQNDSALVIAEYSSTMDAFSLAYSLSPQVKYKVINQGGNLDEYIKNFENIYVLKPSLQLKQKLKNNRQINFKQVYKSHIFSADEFPLDLWSVKQVKI from the coding sequence ATGTCTTTTGAAAAGTATCAGAAAATCTTTTATCTATCTTCAGTAATTTTATTAGTAATTACATTATTACTAGGAGTTTTTTTTCGTTTTGCCAATCTAGAAAGCAAAGTATTTTGGGTAGATGAGGTTTCTACCGCAGTTAGGGCTTCTGGCTACACTATTCCAGAGGTTACTAATGATTTAATACAGCAGGGGATTGTCGATCGCAAGACTTTGTTTTCTTATCAGAGACCAAGTCCTGATAAAACTTTTAGAGATAGTTTTAATGCTTTAACTAAAAGCCCAGAACACGCTCCGCTTTATTTTTTATTAATCAGAGTATGGATGCAGTTATGGGGAGATTCGATATCTATTATACGGAGTTTTTCCGCTTGCATAAGCTTATTAGTTTTTCCCAGTTTGTACTGGCTCTGTCAGGAATTATTTGACAGACGATTAGTTAGCTGGTTAGCTATTATGTTGATGAGCGTTTCACCTTTTCATGTGGCTTATGCTCAAGAAGCCCGCCCCTATAGCTTATGGACGGTAGCTATATTATTAATGAGTGCGAGTTTTTTGAGGGCAATTAAACTCAATAATAAGCAGTCTTGGATACTATACAGCTTTAGTTTGATAATAGGTTTTTATACTTCCCTATTTTCTCTGTATGTAGCCTTTTTTCAAGGTATTTATTTTTTGCTTATCTTATCTAAAAAGCGGTTACAGGTCAGCAAAAACTATGTATTATTTTCTCTTATTTCTCTCGTAGCTTTTATTCCTTGGATATTAGTAATTATTAATAATATAGACTTGCTACATAAGAATACTAGCTGGATGCGAGGCAATTTCAACATACCTGATATTATTGCTGTTTTTATTGGTACAGATTTATTAATCTTTGGCGATTTACCTATATCCCAAAATTCCAATCCGATTCACACAGCGATCGCTTTAATTACGATTACTATTTCTACTTTAGTTGTAATAAAAGTATCTTCAAGCTGGAAAAAAAAGCCAGCTAAATTTGCCTTGTGGTTAGCCATAATTAGCAGCATATTTTTACTGTCCAGCTATATGTATTTAGATTGGATAACTATAATTGGCGCATTAGTTGCTTTGTGTATCTTGAGCTTATCTGTTTATTCTGTATATTACCTGATAGTAAATACCAAGCGCGATCGCTGGCTTTTTATTATTACTTTAATGCTTTCTCTACCAGTATCATTACTGCTGACTGATATTATTAATCAAGGGCAAAGTTCAACTGCACCCAGATATTTAATTCCGTTACAGTTGGGAATTCTAATAGCAGTTGCATATACATTAACTAGCAAAATTACAGCTATTCAAAGACAAAATTTTTGGCGGTTTGTGGTTGTGGCTTTTCTAACGTTGGGTATTTTTTCCTGCGCGCGCAACCTAAATTTGTCACCGTTTTATCAAAAGGGAAGAAATATTAATAATCCTGCGATCGCGCAAATAATAAATCAAAACGATTCAGCTTTAGTAATTGCAGAATATAGTAGTACTATGGATGCTTTTTCTTTAGCCTATTCCTTATCTCCACAGGTTAAATATAAGGTTATTAATCAAGGAGGGAACTTAGATGAATACATTAAAAACTTTGAAAATATATATGTCTTAAAGCCATCTTTACAGTTAAAACAAAAATTAAAGAATAATAGACAAATTAATTTTAAACAAGTATATAAATCTCATATATTTAGTGCTGATGAATTTCCTTTAGATTTATGGTCTGTTAAACAGGTAAAAATATAA
- a CDS encoding DNA cytosine methyltransferase: protein MTQLNIFNEPISTPESKQRINVISLFSGCGGMDLGFHQAGFKILWANDIDKKACETYEKNIGKHIVHGDIQKLDYFTIPDADLILGGFPCQDFSMIWKRGGITTQRGNLYRNFVDIVALKEPLMFIAENVKGLMTANKGKAIKQIIEDFSSTGKYGYTTTPTSVNFADYGTPQLRKRVLIIGVRKDIKHTLEIPQQTHTLDNYVSSSEALYGVEKVEHNNKHQNIQPSTVEKLKLIPAGGNFTDIPKDSPHYVKGMISHVYRRLHPDKPSTTIIAAGGGGTWGYHYSEPRPLTNRERARLFGYPDDFIFEGTITEVRRQIGNSVPLLAYYLLHKLSSLI from the coding sequence ATGACTCAATTAAACATATTTAATGAACCCATATCTACACCAGAATCTAAGCAAAGGATAAATGTTATCTCTTTATTTTCAGGTTGTGGTGGTATGGATTTGGGGTTTCATCAAGCTGGATTCAAGATTCTCTGGGCAAACGACATCGATAAAAAAGCTTGTGAGACATACGAGAAAAACATAGGTAAACACATTGTTCATGGAGATATACAAAAACTTGATTATTTTACAATACCTGATGCAGATTTAATTTTAGGAGGTTTTCCCTGCCAAGATTTTTCAATGATTTGGAAACGTGGTGGAATCACAACCCAACGAGGTAATCTATATCGAAACTTTGTAGATATTGTTGCTTTGAAAGAACCACTGATGTTTATAGCAGAAAATGTTAAAGGTTTGATGACTGCTAATAAGGGTAAAGCTATTAAACAAATTATTGAAGACTTTTCTTCTACAGGTAAGTATGGCTACACAACTACACCCACAAGCGTGAACTTTGCTGATTATGGAACACCTCAGCTTAGAAAGCGAGTTTTAATTATTGGTGTTAGGAAAGACATAAAACACACTCTTGAAATTCCCCAACAAACTCATACCCTTGATAACTATGTTTCGTCCTCAGAAGCACTTTATGGCGTTGAAAAAGTCGAGCATAATAATAAGCATCAAAACATTCAGCCTAGCACTGTTGAGAAGCTAAAGCTTATCCCAGCAGGCGGTAACTTTACAGATATTCCCAAAGATTCACCTCACTATGTAAAGGGCATGATATCTCATGTTTATCGACGCTTACATCCAGATAAACCTTCTACAACTATCATTGCTGCTGGTGGAGGAGGTACTTGGGGCTACCACTATTCTGAGCCTAGACCATTGACTAATCGTGAGAGGGCAAGGCTTTTTGGCTATCCCGATGATTTTATTTTTGAGGGGACAATTACTGAGGTAAGAAGACAAATTGGCAATTCAGTTCCCCTGTTGGCATATTACCTTTTGCACAAGCTATCAAGCCTTATTTAG
- a CDS encoding glycosyltransferase family 2 protein — protein MTITKNTAKTIRPQLATLFLVGIVLIAAAVAILWAIGIGVVTNVFAYLNLLQEEPPIWVEAPMVMSRFLLLPAIAVFLLVFVITKVSPEPRGWSRFVVVAILLILTFRYVQWRSLSTLNLSDPLEGTFSIGLFVLEMFALFNNSLQLFLMLKVKDRRREVDHLSAPVVAGNFRPTVDIFVPTFDEPEFILRRTIIGCQAIEYEPKTIYLLDDNRRSNVAQLAAELGCKYLTRSNNYHAKAGNINHAIPLTDGEFIAIFDADFIPTKNFLQRTLGFFQDDKLALVQTPQSFYNIDPIARNLGLEDVLTPEEEVFYRQLQPVKDGAGSVVCSGTSFVVRRQALKSIGGFVTDSLSEDYFTGIRLSAQGYRLAYIDEKLSAGLAAENIAAHATQRLRWARGTLQAFFIKSNPLTIPGLNPLQRLAHLEGLLHWFTSISSVFFLLMPLAYAFLHLIPIRATTDEFLFFFLPYYITQITVFSWLNYRSRSAILSGIYGLVLAFPLAVTVIQAMLNPFSTSFKVTPKGTKSDRFSFNWKLAFPLLILFIFTAISFWSNLYSCALATMHDSPRMALKMQGLNLGWIWSTYNLVSIGAALLILLDVPKPDVNEWFNLRRSIKLELKEANQKTYYGVTTRISEVGADISLTQAGIGKPIKGETIPVNISILEEDIALSGNITAIDICEDFYMVHVNFNLPALEHERKLIALLFCRPGQWKRKNTPGELHSLWLLCKILLRPKVLFDRNPKINAINVAQS, from the coding sequence ATGACTATTACCAAAAATACCGCCAAAACTATTCGACCACAATTGGCTACTTTATTCTTGGTAGGAATCGTCTTGATTGCGGCGGCGGTTGCTATTCTTTGGGCAATTGGCATAGGAGTTGTTACAAATGTTTTTGCCTACTTAAATTTGTTGCAGGAAGAGCCTCCCATCTGGGTAGAAGCACCGATGGTTATGAGTCGGTTTTTGCTTTTACCTGCGATCGCAGTGTTTCTGTTAGTATTTGTAATTACCAAAGTTTCTCCTGAACCTAGAGGATGGTCAAGATTTGTCGTCGTTGCTATTCTATTGATTTTAACTTTTCGTTATGTGCAGTGGAGATCGCTTTCTACTTTGAATTTGAGTGATCCTTTGGAAGGAACATTTAGCATTGGCTTATTTGTCTTAGAGATGTTTGCTCTATTCAACAATAGTCTCCAGCTATTTTTGATGTTAAAGGTTAAAGACAGACGACGAGAAGTAGATCATCTGTCTGCACCAGTAGTTGCGGGCAATTTCCGCCCTACAGTTGATATTTTTGTACCGACTTTTGATGAGCCAGAATTTATTTTACGGCGGACAATTATTGGCTGCCAGGCGATTGAATATGAACCCAAAACTATTTACCTATTAGACGATAACAGACGCTCAAACGTTGCCCAGCTAGCAGCAGAGTTGGGCTGTAAATATCTAACCCGTTCTAATAATTATCATGCAAAAGCAGGAAACATCAATCATGCTATCCCTCTAACTGATGGAGAATTTATTGCTATTTTTGATGCCGACTTTATCCCTACCAAGAATTTTTTACAGCGGACGTTGGGCTTTTTTCAGGATGATAAATTAGCTTTGGTGCAAACTCCTCAAAGTTTTTATAACATCGATCCTATTGCCCGTAATTTAGGTTTAGAAGATGTATTAACTCCAGAAGAAGAAGTATTTTATCGTCAGCTACAGCCTGTCAAAGATGGTGCGGGAAGCGTAGTTTGCTCTGGGACTTCTTTTGTGGTGCGTCGCCAAGCTTTAAAATCTATTGGCGGTTTTGTGACGGATTCTCTGAGTGAAGATTATTTTACAGGTATTCGTCTATCGGCGCAGGGTTATCGTTTGGCATATATTGATGAGAAGCTAAGTGCAGGTTTGGCTGCGGAAAATATTGCTGCCCATGCTACCCAAAGGCTGCGTTGGGCAAGAGGAACTTTACAGGCATTTTTTATCAAATCTAATCCCTTAACTATTCCTGGTTTAAATCCCTTGCAAAGACTGGCGCACTTAGAAGGTTTACTTCATTGGTTTACCAGTATCTCCAGCGTGTTTTTCCTGCTTATGCCCTTAGCTTATGCCTTTTTGCATCTTATTCCCATTAGGGCAACTACCGATGAGTTTCTCTTTTTCTTCTTACCCTATTACATAACCCAAATAACGGTTTTTTCTTGGCTTAACTATCGATCGCGCTCGGCTATTTTATCTGGTATCTATGGTTTAGTCTTGGCGTTTCCCTTGGCGGTAACGGTAATTCAGGCAATGCTTAACCCCTTCTCTACAAGTTTTAAAGTTACTCCTAAAGGTACAAAAAGCGATCGCTTTTCTTTTAACTGGAAGTTGGCTTTTCCTTTGCTGATTCTGTTTATATTTACCGCCATCAGTTTTTGGTCAAACCTCTATTCCTGTGCTTTAGCTACAATGCACGACTCTCCTAGAATGGCTCTAAAGATGCAGGGCTTAAATTTAGGCTGGATTTGGAGTACCTATAATTTAGTTTCTATTGGCGCAGCACTATTGATTTTATTGGATGTACCAAAACCTGACGTTAATGAATGGTTTAACCTACGGCGATCGATTAAATTGGAGCTAAAAGAAGCAAACCAGAAAACTTATTATGGTGTAACGACTCGTATCTCGGAAGTAGGAGCGGATATTTCTTTGACTCAAGCAGGAATAGGCAAGCCTATCAAAGGAGAAACCATTCCTGTAAATATATCAATTCTTGAAGAGGATATTGCTTTATCGGGAAACATCACCGCAATAGATATCTGTGAGGATTTTTATATGGTTCATGTAAATTTTAATCTTCCAGCCTTAGAGCATGAAAGAAAGCTGATTGCGCTTTTATTTTGTCGCCCTGGACAATGGAAAAGGAAAAACACCCCAGGAGAATTACATTCTTTATGGCTGCTGTGTAAAATTTTATTACGACCAAAAGTATTATTCGATCGCAATCCGAAAATTAATGCCATAAACGTGGCGCAAAGTTAA
- a CDS encoding YidH family protein — translation MSNNTPSTNTELAKERNRAAAERTLMAWIRTCLSLISFGFGVDRIVTTLQKDYMDDSLYITRILGLSFIGIGTCAIFLAAFEHRQELRHIQHENYRYKSRSSLAFVVAISIFVTGIFAFVGIVIKSSGS, via the coding sequence ATGTCAAATAATACGCCAAGTACGAATACCGAATTAGCTAAAGAGCGTAACCGCGCAGCAGCAGAACGCACTCTCATGGCGTGGATTCGTACCTGTTTGTCACTAATTAGCTTTGGATTTGGGGTAGACCGTATTGTAACGACATTGCAAAAAGATTATATGGACGACTCGCTTTATATAACCCGAATTTTGGGTCTTTCTTTTATCGGCATCGGCACTTGTGCAATTTTCCTAGCAGCCTTTGAACATCGCCAAGAATTACGACATATTCAACACGAAAACTATAGATATAAATCTCGTTCTTCTCTGGCTTTTGTTGTTGCCATATCAATATTTGTCACAGGGATATTTGCTTTTGTGGGTATTGTGATTAAGTCTTCTGGAAGTTGA